A stretch of the Malus sylvestris chromosome 10, drMalSylv7.2, whole genome shotgun sequence genome encodes the following:
- the LOC126586304 gene encoding uncharacterized protein LOC126586304 isoform X1 — MAGVIQKFVTASMFMWIIPVAILYAFNNNLLPAGVSDMSPYSLTLLSGFLAVISVNVVIAFYIYMAMKEPSDQHKPDPAFLAEAEASVSKLKGDTDGSSQSSKKEE, encoded by the exons ATGGCAGGCGTGATACAAAAGTTTGTTACTGCGTCAATGTTTATGTGGATAATTCCTGTTGCAATATTATATGCGTTTAACAATAATTTGCTTCCTG CAGGTGTAAGCGACATGTCTCCATATTCACTCACGTTGTTGAGTGGATTCCTTGCTGTTATATCTGTCAACGTAGTTATCGCATTTTACATATACATGGCAATGAAAGAGCCTTCAGACCAACACAAGCCTGATCCTGCATTTCTTGCTGAAGCCGAAGCTAGTGTAAGCAAGTTAAAAGGTGATACTGATGGTTCTTCCCAATCCTCCAAGAAAGAAGAGTAG
- the LOC126586303 gene encoding protein SUPPRESSOR OF FRI 4-like: MGKKKKRVASKVWCYYCDREFDDEKILVQHQKAKHFKCHVCHKKLSTAGGMAIHVLQVHKESVTKVPNAKADRESTDIEIYGMQGIPPHVLAAHYGEEDEDGPSKVAKVDIPTTQFVGGMVPGSMGIAYPPQPPLGAMRPMYSSAVRVPPNGWQVPPRPQPWYPQPPSISVPPPSSLGYVQQPLFPVQNGRPPLPSTTIPGPLPPHIAPPGLTTSMPPAPVSQPLFPVVGINNVPTQSSPFSPPLLSTSVPFSSPAEVKGSTDAYQGVNSHSYASGPNTGGPSIGPPPVIANKAPAPQPAANEVYLVWDDEAMSMEERRMSLAKYQVHDETSQMSSIDAAIDRRIMEGRLAGRMAF, translated from the exons atgggaaagaagaagaagagagtggCGTCAAAGGTGTGGTGCTACTACTGCGATAGAGAGTTCGACGATGAGAAGATACTGGTGCAGCACCAGAAAGCCAAGCATTTTAAGTGCCATGTCTGCCACAAGAAGCTCTCCACCGCCGGCGGCATGGCCATTCACGTCCTCCAGGTCCACAAAGAGAGCGTCACCAA GGTTCCCAATGCGAAGGCTGACAGGGAGTCGACGGATATTGAAATATATGGGATGCAAGGAATCCCACCTCACGTTTTGGCTGCACATTATGGAGAGGAAG ATGAAGATGGTCCATCAAAAGTAGCTAAAGTAGACATCCCAACAACCCAGTTTGTTGGTGGTATGGTGCCAGGTTCGATGGGGATTGCATATCCTCCCCAACCACCTTTGGGTGCAATGCGGCCAAT GTACAGTTCTGCAGTTCGAGTGCCTCCGAATGGTTGGCAAGTTCCACCTCGTCCCCAGCCATGGTATCCACAGCCTCCATCAATCTCAGTACCTCCTCCTTCCTCATTGGGTTATGTGCAGCAACCATTGTTCCCTGTGCAGAATGGGAGGCCACCTCTACCATCAACAACAATCCCCGGACCTCTGCCTCCACATATAGCTCCTCCTGGGCTTACTACATCCATGCCTCCTGCTCCTGTATCACAACCCCTGTTTCCTGTTGTTGGTATAAATAATGTACCAACACAAAGTTCTCCCTTTTCTCCTCCTTTGCTTTCAACCAGTGTTCCCTTTAGTTCTCCAGCTGAAGTTAAAGGCTCAACAGATGCTTATCAAG GTGTTAATTCACACTCTTATGCATCTGGTCCGAACACTGGTGGTCCATCAATTGGACCACCCCCTGTAATTGCAAACAAAGCTCCTGCTCCCCAGCCAGCTGCTAATGAGGTGTATCTAGTTTGGGATGATGAGGCTATGTCCATG GAGGAAAGAAGAATGTCATTGGCAAAGTATCAGGTGCATGATGAAACTAGCCAG ATGAGTTCAATTGATGCTGCCATAGACAGAAGGATTATGGAGGGCAGGCTTGCTGGTCGAATGGCATTTTAG
- the LOC126586304 gene encoding uncharacterized protein LOC126586304 isoform X2 produces MAGVIQKFVTASMFMWIIPVAILYAFNNNLLPGVSDMSPYSLTLLSGFLAVISVNVVIAFYIYMAMKEPSDQHKPDPAFLAEAEASVSKLKGDTDGSSQSSKKEE; encoded by the exons ATGGCAGGCGTGATACAAAAGTTTGTTACTGCGTCAATGTTTATGTGGATAATTCCTGTTGCAATATTATATGCGTTTAACAATAATTTGCTTCCTG GTGTAAGCGACATGTCTCCATATTCACTCACGTTGTTGAGTGGATTCCTTGCTGTTATATCTGTCAACGTAGTTATCGCATTTTACATATACATGGCAATGAAAGAGCCTTCAGACCAACACAAGCCTGATCCTGCATTTCTTGCTGAAGCCGAAGCTAGTGTAAGCAAGTTAAAAGGTGATACTGATGGTTCTTCCCAATCCTCCAAGAAAGAAGAGTAG
- the LOC126587653 gene encoding zinc transporter 1-like gives MKKLTPTHTLPLPLLLLLLFVPISVSAECECNSETLDHDKFKVLKFKLLAISSILIASFLGVSLPMLGKKIPALNPENDIFFVIKAFAAGVILATGFIHVLPDAFESLTSPCLSETPWGSFPFTGFIAMLSAIGTMMIDTFATSYYRRSHFTKALPVKEDEEMNGLHEGHVHVHTHATHGHAHGSGAIAPEDSISSFEIVRHRVISQVLEMGILVHSVIIGISLGASQSPKTIKPLVAALTFHQFFEGMGLGGCITQANFKSRAIAAMVLFFSFTTPIGIGVGMGISNIYNETSPSALIVEGVFNSASAGILIYMALVDLLAADFMNPRMQSNLRIQLGANISLLLGSGCMSLLAKWA, from the exons ATGAAAAAGCTCACTCCAACTCACAcacttcctcttcctcttctccttctccttctttttgTCCCCATCTCGGTTTCCGCCGAATGTGAATGCAATTCGGAAACCCTAGACCATGACAAGTTCAAAGTCCTCAAGTTCAAGCTACTTGCGATAAGTTCAATCCTCATAGCAAGTTTCCTTGGTGTCTCCCTTCCAATGTTGGGCAAGAAAATTCCGGCCCTAAACCCCGAAAACGACATCTTCTTCGTGATCAAGGCTTTTGCGGCCGGTGTGATTCTAGCAACAGGGTTCATCCACGTGCTACCGGATGCTTTTGAGAGCTTGACAAGCCCTTGCCTCAGCGAAACCCCGTGGGGCAGCTTCCCGTTTACCGGCTTCATTGCCATGCTTTCGGCGATTGGGACGATGATGATCGACACCTTTGCCACCAGCTACTATAGAAGATCACATTTCACCAAAGCACTGCCAGTGAAGGAGGATGAAGAGATGAATGGGTTGCACGAGGGTCATGTGCATGTTCACACACATGCCACACACGGCCATGCTCACGGTTCTGGCGCGATTGCACCGGAGGATTCGATTTCTTCTTTCGAAATTGTTAGGCATCGAGTGATATCACAG GTTCTGGAGATGGGAATTTTGGTTCATTCAGTCATTATTGGGATATCTTTAGGTGCCTCACAGAGTCCCAAGACAATCAAACCTCTAGTAGCAGCTCTTACTTTCCATCAATTTTTCGAAGGCATGGGCCTTGGTGGGTGCATAACTCAG GCCAACTTTAAGTCCAGGGCCATTGCAGCAATGGTGCTTTTCTTCTCCTTCACAACCCCAATTGGAATTGGTGTTGGAATGGGAATATCAAACATTTACAACGAGACCAGCCCAAGTGCTCTAATCGTGGAAGGAGTTTTCAACTCTGCATCAGCTGGGATCCTAATATACATGGCTCTGGTTGACCTACTAGCAGCAGATTTCATGAACCCTAGAATGCAGAGCAATCTAAGGATCCAGCTTGGGGCTAATATCTCACTTCTTCTGGGCTCTGGATGTATGTCCCTCTTGGCCAAATGGGCATAA
- the LOC126588068 gene encoding GTP-binding protein ERG-like — protein sequence MKALRVLRTLSSKPTKTPLNPASLFHRFYAAQPQEDDSGHNPSFSDPENGSDSVFDSTHYAIPSVGSDSKPKTPQKPTWDNKYRSKADKSIGVDAQKKKLKRLEEEEEQKSRVLAKALLEAALERADDEESGDEEEMVKEEDQKALSVGIIGAPNAGKSALTNYMVGTKVSAVSRKTNTTTHEVLGVMTKGDTQICFFDTPGLTLSNKGCPYKDFKVRVESAWSSVTLYNVLIVIFDVHRHLTRPDVRVIGLIKRMGALAHPVQKRILCMNKVDLVEKKKDLLKVAEEFKDLPGYERRFMISGLKGSGVKDLTQYLMDQAVKRSWDEDPFIMTEEVMKNISLEVVRERLLDHVHQEIPYTIEHRLMDWKELRDGSLRIEQHLITNKLSQRKILVGKKGNKIGRIGMEANEELRSIFKRDVHLILQVRLK from the exons ATGAAAGCTCTGAGAGTTCTGAGAACCCTCTCttcaaaaccaaccaaaaccCCTTTAAACCCAGCCTCCTTGTTCCACCGGTTCTATGCAGCTCAGCCGCAAGAGGACGACTCCGGTCACAACCCATCTTTCTCAGACCCCGAAAATGGTTCGGACTCGGTTTTTGACAGTACCCATTACGCCATACCATCCGTTGGTTCggattccaagcccaaaactcctcagaAGCCGACTTGGGACAACAAGTACAGATCAAAAGCTGATAAATCGATCGGGGTGGACGCCCagaagaagaaattgaagcgtttggaggaagaggaggagcaaaAGAGTAGAGTGCTCGCTAAGGCGCTTCTCGAGGCAGCATTGGAGCGCGCAGATGATGAGGAATCAGGGGATGAGGAGGAAATGGTGAAGGAGGAGGACCAAAAGGCGCTGTCTGTAGGGATAATTGGTGCTCCGAATGCGGGAAAGTCTGCTCTGACTAATTATATG GTTGGGACGAAGGTTTCCGCTGTTTCACGGAAGACAAACACCACTACTCATGAAGTATTAGGAGTTATGACAAAAGGAGACACACAAATT TGTTTCTTTGATACTCCAGGTCTTACATTAAGCAACAAGGGATGTCCTTACAAGGATTTCAAGGTTCGCGTAGAAAGTGCTTGGAGTTCAGTTACTTTATACAATGTGCTCATAGTTATATTTGACGTCCATAGGCATCTTACCAG GCCTGATGTAAGGGTTATAGGATTGATCAAGCGTATGGGAGCACTAGCACACCCAGTGCAAAAGCGAATTTTATGTATGAACAAGGTTGATTTAgttgagaagaagaaagacttgTTAAAGGTTGCTGAGGAATTCAAAGATCTTCCTGGTTATGAAAG GCGTTTCATGATTTCTGGTCTGAAGGGCTCTGGAGTGAAAGATCTTACTCAATATTTGATGGATCAG GCCGTTAAACGGTCTTGGgatgaagatccattcatcatgACTGAGGAAGTTATGAAGAATATATCATTAGAAGTTGTCCGAGAAAGGTTGTTAGACCATGTGCATCAG GAAATCCCATACACTATTGAACATCGGTTGATGGACTGGAAGGAGTTGCGAGATGGCTCTCTTCGGATTGAACAACATCTTATCACGAACAAATTAAGTCAACGCAAGATTCTTGTAGGAAAGAAGGGCAATAAAATAGG GAGAATTGGCATGGAAGCTAATGAGGAGCTACGGTCCATCTTCAAGAGGGATGTCCATCTCATTCTCCAGGTTAGACTGAAATGA